The Humulus lupulus chromosome 4, drHumLupu1.1, whole genome shotgun sequence genome has a window encoding:
- the LOC133830899 gene encoding uncharacterized protein LOC133830899 isoform X2 — protein MLPDNGYSNIPPDQMRMIQNINALIAELAMEKEELVQTLASESSRCSQLKELNYELTRKLEAQTQRLEFLTARSMANENISARQPDSQDVRENIQYVDEGDKYGRGKKKIYACSTTTYAGFQAVMTEEESEKFNGLPGVIFVLPYSYIHPQNKECGDGVAPRAKMNQQRSRRFKTAKDVAEEIKHAQHLTLGTADWFGELGISASLQGC, from the exons ATGTTGCCTGACAATGGCTATTCAAATATACCTCCTGATCAGATGAGAATGATTCAAAACATTAATGCATTAATTGCAGAG TTGGCTATGGAGAAGGAAGAGTTGGTTCAAACTTTGGCGTCTGAGTCATCTCGTTGTTCTCAGTTGAAG GAGTTGAACTATGAGTTGACCCGAAAACTTGAAGCTCAGACTCAAAGATTAGAGTTTTTGACTGCTCGAAGTATGGCTAATGAGAACATCTCTGCAAGACAACCTGATTCTCAGGATGTCCGTGAGAACATTCAATATGTCGATGAAGGCGACAAG TATGGAAGAGGCAAAAAGAAAATTTATGCTTGTAGCACAACAACTTACGCAGGCTTTCAAGCTGTAATGACCGAAGAAGAGTCAGAGAAGTTTAATG GTCTACCTGGAGTTATCTTCGTACTCCCTTATTCTTACATCCATCCACAAAACAAGGAGTGTGGAG ATGGTGTTGCGCCTCGAGCTAAGATGAACCAGCAAAGGTCACGGCGTTTCAAGACTGCTAAGGATGTAGCTGAGGAG ATTAAGCATGCCCAACATCTTACACTTGGGACTGCAGACTGGTTTGGTGAACTAGGGATTAGTGCTTCATTACAG GGTTGTTGA
- the LOC133830899 gene encoding uncharacterized protein LOC133830899 isoform X1, whose amino-acid sequence MLPDNGYSNIPPDQMRMIQNINALIAELAMEKEELVQTLASESSRCSQLKELNYELTRKLEAQTQRLEFLTARSMANENISARQPDSQDVRENIQYVDEGDKYGRGKKKIYACSTTTYAGFQAVMTEEESEKFNGLPGVIFVLPYSYIHPQNKECGDGVAPRAKMNQQRSRRFKTAKDVAEEAPPVYLPERNLPPPPAYVMNNLVTETNMYQHHPPQKLICSVMFGSCGLLT is encoded by the exons ATGTTGCCTGACAATGGCTATTCAAATATACCTCCTGATCAGATGAGAATGATTCAAAACATTAATGCATTAATTGCAGAG TTGGCTATGGAGAAGGAAGAGTTGGTTCAAACTTTGGCGTCTGAGTCATCTCGTTGTTCTCAGTTGAAG GAGTTGAACTATGAGTTGACCCGAAAACTTGAAGCTCAGACTCAAAGATTAGAGTTTTTGACTGCTCGAAGTATGGCTAATGAGAACATCTCTGCAAGACAACCTGATTCTCAGGATGTCCGTGAGAACATTCAATATGTCGATGAAGGCGACAAG TATGGAAGAGGCAAAAAGAAAATTTATGCTTGTAGCACAACAACTTACGCAGGCTTTCAAGCTGTAATGACCGAAGAAGAGTCAGAGAAGTTTAATG GTCTACCTGGAGTTATCTTCGTACTCCCTTATTCTTACATCCATCCACAAAACAAGGAGTGTGGAG ATGGTGTTGCGCCTCGAGCTAAGATGAACCAGCAAAGGTCACGGCGTTTCAAGACTGCTAAGGATGTAGCTGAGGAG GCTCCTCCAGTTTATCTACCAGAAAGGAACTTGCCTCCACCTCCTGCATATGTGATGAACAACCTGGTGACTGAAACAAATATGTATCAACACCATCCACCCCAGAAATTGATATGCTCTGTTATGTTTGGTTCTTGTGGGCTTCTTACTTAG
- the LOC133830899 gene encoding protein BLISTER-like isoform X4 gives MLPDNGYSNIPPDQMRMIQNINALIAELAMEKEELVQTLASESSRCSQLKELNYELTRKLEAQTQRLEFLTARSMANENISARQPDSQDVRENIQYVDEGDKYGRGKKKIYACSTTTYAGFQAVMTEEESEKFNGLPGVIFVLPYSYIHPQNKECGDGVAPRAKMNQQRSRRFKTAKDVAEES, from the exons ATGTTGCCTGACAATGGCTATTCAAATATACCTCCTGATCAGATGAGAATGATTCAAAACATTAATGCATTAATTGCAGAG TTGGCTATGGAGAAGGAAGAGTTGGTTCAAACTTTGGCGTCTGAGTCATCTCGTTGTTCTCAGTTGAAG GAGTTGAACTATGAGTTGACCCGAAAACTTGAAGCTCAGACTCAAAGATTAGAGTTTTTGACTGCTCGAAGTATGGCTAATGAGAACATCTCTGCAAGACAACCTGATTCTCAGGATGTCCGTGAGAACATTCAATATGTCGATGAAGGCGACAAG TATGGAAGAGGCAAAAAGAAAATTTATGCTTGTAGCACAACAACTTACGCAGGCTTTCAAGCTGTAATGACCGAAGAAGAGTCAGAGAAGTTTAATG GTCTACCTGGAGTTATCTTCGTACTCCCTTATTCTTACATCCATCCACAAAACAAGGAGTGTGGAG ATGGTGTTGCGCCTCGAGCTAAGATGAACCAGCAAAGGTCACGGCGTTTCAAGACTGCTAAGGATGTAGCTGAGGAG AGCTAA
- the LOC133830899 gene encoding uncharacterized protein LOC133830899 isoform X3, with the protein MLPDNGYSNIPPDQMRMIQNINALIAELAMEKEELVQTLASESSRCSQLKELNYELTRKLEAQTQRLEFLTARSMANENISARQPDSQDVRENIQYVDEGDKYGRGKKKIYACSTTTYAGFQAVMTEEESEKFNGLPGVIFVLPYSYIHPQNKECGDGVAPRAKMNQQRSRRFKTAKDVAEEEFGLKFLDRLSFSINWKPY; encoded by the exons ATGTTGCCTGACAATGGCTATTCAAATATACCTCCTGATCAGATGAGAATGATTCAAAACATTAATGCATTAATTGCAGAG TTGGCTATGGAGAAGGAAGAGTTGGTTCAAACTTTGGCGTCTGAGTCATCTCGTTGTTCTCAGTTGAAG GAGTTGAACTATGAGTTGACCCGAAAACTTGAAGCTCAGACTCAAAGATTAGAGTTTTTGACTGCTCGAAGTATGGCTAATGAGAACATCTCTGCAAGACAACCTGATTCTCAGGATGTCCGTGAGAACATTCAATATGTCGATGAAGGCGACAAG TATGGAAGAGGCAAAAAGAAAATTTATGCTTGTAGCACAACAACTTACGCAGGCTTTCAAGCTGTAATGACCGAAGAAGAGTCAGAGAAGTTTAATG GTCTACCTGGAGTTATCTTCGTACTCCCTTATTCTTACATCCATCCACAAAACAAGGAGTGTGGAG ATGGTGTTGCGCCTCGAGCTAAGATGAACCAGCAAAGGTCACGGCGTTTCAAGACTGCTAAGGATGTAGCTGAGGAG GAATTTGGGCTAAAATTTCTTGACAGGCtctctttctccatcaattggaaaCCTTATTAA